The Pseudomonas orientalis genome contains a region encoding:
- the groL gene encoding chaperonin GroEL (60 kDa chaperone family; promotes refolding of misfolded polypeptides especially under stressful conditions; forms two stacked rings of heptamers to form a barrel-shaped 14mer; ends can be capped by GroES; misfolded proteins enter the barrel where they are refolded when GroES binds), producing the protein MAAKEVKFGDSARKKMLTGVNVLADAVKATLGPKGRNVIIEKSFGAPTITKDGVSVAKEIELEDRFENMGAQLVKDVASRANDDAGDGTTTATVLAQAIVNEGYKAVAAGMNPMDLKRGIDKATIAIVAELKNLSKPCADTKAIAQVGTISANSDSSIGDIIAEAMEKVGKEGVITVEEGSGLENELSVVEGMQFDRGYLSPYFVNKPDTMVAELDSPLILLVDKKISNIREMLPVLEAVAKAGRPLLIVSEDVEGEALATLVVNNMRGIVKVAAVKAPGFGDRRKAMLQDIAVLTGGTVISEEIGLSLESATLENLGSAKRVTISKENTIIVDGAGVEGDIESRIAQIRAQVAETSSDYDREKLQERLAKLSGGVAVIKVGAGSEVEMKEKKARVEDALHATRAAVEEGVVPGGGVALIRALEALTNLTGDNADQNVGIAVLRRAVEAPLRQIAANSGDEPSVVVNEVKNGKGNYGYNAATGVYGDMIEMGILDPTKVTRSALQAAASIGGLILTTEAAIADKPKAEGAGGGGMPDMGGMGGMGGMM; encoded by the coding sequence ATGGCTGCTAAAGAAGTTAAATTCGGCGATTCCGCCCGCAAGAAAATGCTCACCGGTGTCAACGTCCTGGCTGATGCAGTAAAAGCGACCCTGGGCCCAAAAGGCCGTAACGTGATCATCGAGAAGAGCTTCGGCGCTCCGACCATCACCAAGGACGGCGTTTCCGTAGCCAAGGAAATCGAGCTCGAAGACCGTTTCGAAAACATGGGCGCGCAGCTGGTCAAAGACGTTGCCTCCCGTGCCAACGATGACGCGGGCGACGGCACCACCACCGCGACCGTGCTGGCCCAGGCCATCGTCAACGAAGGCTACAAAGCCGTCGCTGCCGGCATGAACCCGATGGACCTCAAGCGCGGCATCGACAAGGCGACCATCGCCATTGTTGCCGAGCTGAAAAACCTGTCCAAGCCATGCGCTGACACCAAGGCTATCGCTCAGGTAGGCACCATCTCCGCCAACTCCGACAGCTCCATCGGCGACATCATTGCCGAAGCCATGGAAAAAGTCGGTAAAGAAGGCGTGATCACCGTTGAAGAAGGCTCGGGCCTGGAAAACGAACTGTCGGTTGTAGAAGGCATGCAGTTCGACCGTGGCTACCTGTCCCCGTACTTCGTCAACAAGCCGGACACCATGGTTGCCGAGCTGGACAGCCCGCTGATCCTGCTGGTCGACAAAAAGATCTCCAACATCCGCGAAATGCTGCCAGTGCTGGAAGCCGTTGCCAAAGCCGGCCGCCCACTGCTGATCGTTTCCGAAGACGTTGAAGGCGAAGCCCTGGCGACCCTGGTTGTGAACAACATGCGTGGCATCGTCAAAGTCGCAGCCGTCAAGGCTCCGGGCTTCGGCGACCGTCGCAAGGCCATGCTGCAGGACATCGCCGTATTGACCGGCGGTACCGTCATCTCCGAAGAGATCGGCCTGAGCCTGGAAAGCGCCACCCTGGAAAACCTGGGTAGCGCCAAGCGCGTGACCATCTCCAAGGAAAACACCATCATCGTTGACGGTGCTGGCGTTGAAGGCGACATCGAATCGCGTATCGCCCAGATCCGTGCCCAGGTTGCCGAAACTTCCTCGGACTACGACCGTGAAAAACTGCAAGAGCGTCTGGCCAAGCTGTCCGGCGGCGTTGCAGTGATCAAGGTTGGCGCCGGTTCCGAAGTTGAAATGAAAGAGAAGAAGGCCCGCGTTGAAGACGCCCTGCACGCAACCCGTGCAGCCGTTGAAGAAGGCGTGGTACCTGGCGGTGGCGTTGCGCTGATCCGTGCTCTGGAAGCCCTGACCAACCTGACCGGCGACAACGCTGACCAGAACGTCGGTATCGCTGTACTGCGCCGTGCCGTTGAAGCACCGCTGCGCCAGATCGCTGCCAACTCCGGCGACGAGCCAAGCGTTGTGGTCAACGAAGTCAAGAACGGCAAGGGTAACTACGGTTACAACGCTGCGACTGGCGTCTACGGCGACATGATCGAAATGGGCATCCTGGATCCAACCAAGGTGACTCGTTCCGCGCTGCAGGCAGCCGCTTCCATCGGTGGCCTGATCCTGACCACCGAAGCGGCCATTGCCGACAAGCCAAAGGCTGAAGGCGCAGGTGGTGGCGGTATGCCGGACATGGGCGGCATGGGTGGCATGGGCGGCATGATGTAA
- a CDS encoding co-chaperone GroES: MSKLRPLHDRVVIRRSEEEKKTAGGIVLPGSAAEKANHGVIVAAGPGKTLENGEVRALAVKVGDKVVFGPYSGSNTVKVDGEDLLVMAENEILAVLEG, from the coding sequence ATGAGCAAGCTTCGTCCTCTGCACGACCGCGTCGTCATCCGTCGCAGCGAAGAAGAAAAGAAAACCGCCGGTGGGATCGTCCTGCCAGGTTCGGCTGCTGAAAAAGCCAACCACGGCGTGATCGTCGCTGCTGGCCCAGGCAAGACCCTGGAAAACGGTGAAGTACGTGCGCTGGCCGTGAAAGTGGGTGACAAGGTTGTTTTCGGCCCTTACTCCGGCAGCAACACTGTGAAAGTCGACGGCGAAGACCTGCTGGTAATGGCTGAGAACGAAATTCTCGCTGTACTGGAAGGCTGA
- a CDS encoding FxsA family protein — translation MRPFLLLFLLFPVLELFVFVQVSGAIGFFPALLLIILGSMLGVLVLRVAGLATALRARESLNRGELPAQTMLEGLMMALAGGLLILPGFISDMVGLVMLLPVTRKLLAGKMRQRAEEAAVRQRAFADDLQPRGGPAPRQPLGREGDVIEGEFEHRDSK, via the coding sequence ATGCGCCCTTTTTTGTTGCTTTTCCTATTGTTCCCGGTGCTGGAGCTGTTCGTATTCGTTCAAGTCAGCGGTGCGATCGGATTTTTCCCGGCACTGTTACTGATCATCCTCGGCTCGATGCTCGGCGTTCTGGTGCTGCGCGTCGCCGGCCTGGCGACCGCCCTGCGCGCCCGTGAAAGCCTGAACCGCGGTGAGCTGCCCGCCCAGACCATGCTCGAAGGCCTGATGATGGCGCTGGCCGGTGGCCTGTTGATCCTGCCGGGCTTTATCAGCGACATGGTCGGTCTGGTGATGCTGCTGCCGGTTACGCGCAAACTGCTGGCCGGCAAGATGCGCCAGCGTGCCGAAGAAGCGGCCGTGCGCCAGCGCGCGTTTGCCGACGACCTGCAACCCCGTGGCGGCCCGGCCCCGCGCCAGCCTCTGGGGCGAGAAGGTGATGTGATCGAAGGCGAATTCGAACACCGCGACAGTAAATAA
- a CDS encoding HugZ family protein, whose amino-acid sequence MSVHVARNARELLLKEYRGALATLSKAMPGFPFGSVVPYCLDAHGQPLILISRIAQHTHNLQKDPKCSLLVGEREADDVQAVGRLTYLAEAEKLEDASSIEAAAERYYRYFPDSANYHQAHDFDFWVLKPVRHRYIGGFGAIHWVDQLTLANPFAGKAERSMIEHMNSDHAKAIAHYVDLAGLPTTEPAQLAGIDSEGMHLRIGQSLHWLPFAESCNTPTQVREALVSLAHAQTWPKKSDISA is encoded by the coding sequence TTGAGCGTGCACGTTGCCAGGAACGCCCGAGAGCTGTTGCTCAAGGAATACCGTGGGGCCTTGGCCACACTGTCCAAAGCCATGCCCGGTTTTCCCTTCGGTTCGGTCGTGCCCTACTGCCTCGACGCGCACGGCCAGCCGCTGATCCTGATCAGCCGCATCGCCCAGCACACGCACAATTTGCAGAAAGACCCCAAATGTTCGTTGCTGGTCGGTGAGCGCGAAGCCGACGATGTGCAGGCCGTCGGGCGCCTGACCTATTTGGCTGAAGCCGAGAAGCTGGAAGACGCCTCCAGCATCGAAGCCGCCGCCGAGCGCTACTACCGCTACTTCCCTGACTCGGCCAATTACCACCAGGCCCACGATTTCGATTTCTGGGTGCTCAAGCCGGTGCGCCACCGTTATATCGGTGGGTTTGGCGCGATCCACTGGGTCGATCAACTGACCCTGGCCAATCCGTTCGCGGGCAAGGCTGAGCGCAGCATGATCGAACACATGAACAGCGATCACGCCAAGGCCATCGCCCACTACGTCGACCTCGCCGGTTTACCGACGACCGAGCCTGCGCAACTGGCCGGCATCGACAGCGAAGGCATGCACCTGCGCATTGGCCAGTCCCTGCACTGGTTGCCGTTTGCCGAGTCTTGCAACACGCCGACACAAGTACGCGAAGCCCTGGTTTCATTGGCTCACGCGCAGACCTGGCCGAAAAAATCAGACATTAGCGCTTGA
- a CDS encoding DUF481 domain-containing protein, which produces MLSRTLLCLAVLSASTPLLADTVWLKNGDRLTGKIKVFDGGKLLIQTSYGGAIPVDWKQVKTLESDQELLVKQDAYNGEKAKSLKPAEDGKVVLANGEAPKTVELASIQQILKPKPVIEDLVWKGNIDLALDYKRADKDTNDYDIDFKTSARHGQWRHTGKGEYNREFQDDVTTTDNWALEYDLDRFFTEHWFWQGRLTYKRDKVEDLARQRTVGTGPGYQFWDDELGAFSLGSLVNRTDYEYADGGKDNFYSLAMKWNYNRYLVGKTVEFFTNGELGKPLDGPAEYSLDAEMGLRYKVTEWASLNLKAERDVISGDSDSSLSKTRYTAGFGVAW; this is translated from the coding sequence ATGTTGTCCAGAACCCTGCTGTGCCTTGCTGTCCTCAGTGCTTCCACGCCCTTGCTCGCCGATACCGTCTGGTTGAAGAACGGTGACCGCCTGACCGGCAAGATCAAAGTCTTCGACGGCGGCAAGCTGCTGATCCAGACCAGCTACGGCGGGGCGATCCCGGTGGACTGGAAACAGGTGAAAACCCTGGAGAGCGATCAGGAGTTGCTGGTCAAACAGGACGCCTATAACGGGGAAAAGGCCAAGTCACTCAAGCCTGCCGAGGATGGCAAAGTCGTACTGGCCAATGGCGAAGCGCCCAAGACCGTGGAGTTGGCCAGCATCCAGCAGATCCTCAAGCCCAAGCCTGTGATCGAGGATCTGGTGTGGAAGGGCAACATCGACCTGGCACTGGACTACAAGCGCGCCGACAAAGACACCAACGACTACGACATCGACTTCAAGACCTCGGCCCGTCACGGGCAGTGGCGCCACACGGGCAAGGGCGAATACAACCGCGAGTTCCAGGACGACGTCACCACCACCGACAACTGGGCCCTGGAATATGACCTGGACCGCTTTTTCACCGAACACTGGTTCTGGCAGGGCCGCCTGACCTACAAACGTGACAAGGTCGAAGACCTGGCACGCCAGCGCACCGTCGGTACGGGCCCTGGCTATCAGTTCTGGGACGATGAACTGGGCGCGTTCTCCCTCGGCTCGCTGGTCAACCGCACCGACTACGAATACGCCGATGGCGGCAAGGACAACTTCTATTCCCTGGCCATGAAGTGGAACTACAACCGCTACCTGGTGGGCAAGACCGTTGAGTTCTTCACCAACGGCGAGCTGGGCAAGCCGCTGGACGGTCCGGCCGAGTACTCCCTGGATGCCGAGATGGGCCTGCGCTACAAAGTCACCGAATGGGCGTCGCTCAATCTCAAGGCTGAGCGCGATGTCATCAGCGGCGACTCCGACAGCAGCTTGAGCAAGACCCGCTACACCGCAGGTTTTGGTGTGGCCTGGTAA
- a CDS encoding MGMT family protein, producing MRRTALYLTLAQVPQGCVISYGELAHLAGLGRAARWVGRILSQLPADTRLPWHRVLGAGGRISLPPGSASGDEQRARLRSEGVTILNNRVDIQRHGWRPVEHSG from the coding sequence ATGCGCCGCACCGCGCTTTACCTGACGTTGGCGCAAGTGCCGCAGGGCTGCGTGATCAGTTACGGCGAGTTGGCGCACCTGGCAGGCCTGGGGCGCGCCGCGCGCTGGGTGGGGCGTATCTTGAGCCAGCTTCCCGCAGACACTCGATTGCCCTGGCACCGGGTGCTGGGTGCCGGTGGTCGGATAAGCCTGCCGCCGGGCAGTGCGTCCGGTGACGAGCAACGTGCGCGTTTACGCAGCGAAGGCGTCACTATCCTGAACAATCGTGTTGATATTCAGCGTCATGGCTGGCGCCCGGTAGAGCACAGCGGTTAG
- a CDS encoding AmpG family muropeptide MFS transporter — protein sequence MPRKTWRAALAAYASPSTLVLLLLGFAAGLPYMLVFSTLSVWLREAGVARETIGYASLIGLAYAFKWVWSPLLDQWRLPLLGKLGRRRSWLVLAQSLVILGLIGMGFCDPQKHLSWLIAIAVVVAFASATQDIAVDAYRLEIADDSRQAALAASYMSGYRIAALLATAGALFFAEGFGSTGFNYKHSAWTGTYVLFGVLMVPALLTTLFMREPNVPLRTQLQAGRYSFAHQLVSVFVLIVLLVSVPAMFTQLYNTDFASVLFQGVSLWELLMEDRAFLRAILYILLTALCLSAMGRRGLAPVLTPVNDFILRYRWQALLLLGLIATYRMSDTVMGVMANVFYIDQGFTKDQIAGVSKIFGLIMTLVGAGMGGLLIVRFGILPILFIGGVASAGTNLLFVMLADMGPDLQMLIVTISLDNFSSGLATSAFVAYLSSLTNLKFSATQYALLSSIMLLLPRLIGGYSGVMVEKFGYHNFFMITCMMGVPTLFLIALHWFQENRRARLTPPAED from the coding sequence ATGCCCCGTAAAACCTGGCGCGCCGCGCTCGCCGCCTATGCCAGTCCCTCGACGTTAGTGCTGTTGTTGCTCGGTTTCGCTGCCGGCCTGCCTTATATGTTGGTGTTCTCGACGCTGTCCGTGTGGCTGCGCGAAGCCGGCGTTGCCCGCGAGACCATCGGTTATGCAAGCCTGATCGGGCTGGCCTACGCCTTCAAATGGGTCTGGTCGCCGCTGCTCGACCAATGGCGCCTGCCATTGCTCGGAAAACTCGGGCGCCGACGTTCCTGGCTGGTGCTCGCCCAGTCGCTGGTGATCCTCGGATTGATCGGCATGGGCTTTTGTGACCCGCAAAAACACTTGTCCTGGCTGATCGCCATTGCCGTCGTCGTGGCCTTCGCGTCGGCCACCCAGGACATCGCCGTCGATGCCTATCGCCTGGAAATCGCCGACGACAGCCGCCAGGCGGCGCTGGCTGCCAGTTATATGTCCGGTTATCGCATCGCCGCCCTGCTCGCCACGGCCGGTGCGCTGTTCTTTGCCGAGGGCTTCGGTTCCACCGGTTTCAACTATAAACATTCGGCCTGGACCGGCACCTATGTGCTGTTCGGCGTGCTGATGGTCCCGGCGCTGCTCACCACGCTGTTCATGCGCGAACCCAACGTGCCGCTGCGCACCCAGTTGCAGGCCGGGCGCTACAGCTTCGCGCATCAGCTGGTGTCGGTGTTCGTGCTGATCGTGCTGCTGGTGTCGGTGCCGGCGATGTTTACCCAGCTGTACAACACTGACTTCGCCAGCGTGCTGTTCCAGGGCGTGAGCCTGTGGGAATTGCTGATGGAAGACCGCGCGTTCCTGCGCGCAATCCTTTATATCCTGCTTACCGCGCTATGCCTCTCGGCCATGGGCCGGCGCGGCCTGGCACCGGTGCTGACACCGGTCAACGACTTTATCCTGCGCTACCGCTGGCAGGCGTTGCTGCTGCTGGGACTGATCGCCACTTATCGCATGTCCGACACCGTCATGGGCGTGATGGCCAACGTGTTCTATATCGACCAGGGTTTTACCAAGGACCAGATCGCCGGGGTCAGCAAGATCTTCGGCCTGATCATGACCCTGGTCGGCGCCGGCATGGGTGGCCTGTTGATCGTGCGGTTCGGGATCCTGCCGATCCTGTTCATCGGCGGCGTGGCCTCGGCCGGCACCAATCTGTTGTTCGTGATGCTCGCCGACATGGGCCCCGACCTGCAGATGCTGATCGTCACCATTTCCCTGGATAACTTCAGCTCGGGCCTGGCCACCTCGGCGTTTGTCGCCTACCTGTCGAGCCTGACCAACCTCAAGTTCTCCGCCACCCAATACGCCCTGCTCAGCTCGATCATGCTGTTGCTGCCGCGCCTGATCGGCGGGTATTCGGGGGTGATGGTGGAGAAGTTCGGTTATCACAACTTCTTTATGATCACCTGCATGATGGGGGTGCCGACGCTGTTCCTGATTGCGCTGCACTGGTTCCAGGAAAACCGGCGCGCCCGGTTGACCCCCCCTGCAGAAGACTGA
- a CDS encoding proline--tRNA ligase — translation MRTSQYLLATQKETPSDAVVISHQLMLRAGMIRKLASGLYTWLPMGLKVMRKVEAIVREEMNAAGSLEVLMPSTQPAELWQESGRWEEYGPELLRFKDRHGRDFCAGPTHEEVITDLMRNELSSYKQLPLNLYQIQTKFRDEIRPRFGLMRGREFIMKDAYSFHADQASLQATYDRMHQAYCNIFTRLGLKFRPVEADNGSIGGAGSHEFHVLAESGEDDIAFSNGSDYAANVEKAEAVPRETSRPAPAEELRLVDTPDTKTIAALVEKFNLPIEKTIKTLIVHAEEEGKLIALVIRGDHELNEIKAAQQPGVASPLVMASDAELRDAIGAGAGSLGPLNLPLPIIIDRSVELMSDFGIGANIDDKHYFGVNWERDLPVPTVADLRNVVAGDPSPDGKGTLEIKRGIEVGHIFQLGNKYSKAMKCEVLGENGKPITLDMGCYGIGVSRVVAAAIEQNNDEKGIIWSDALAPFQVALVPLRYETEQVREATDKLYAELTAAGFEVLLDDRDKKTSPGIKFADMELIGIPHRIVVSDRGLADGNLEYKSRTEAEAQPLPVADVLSFLQARIRR, via the coding sequence ATGCGTACCAGTCAATATTTGCTCGCCACACAGAAAGAAACGCCTTCCGACGCGGTTGTGATCAGCCATCAGCTGATGCTGCGCGCCGGCATGATCCGCAAACTGGCCTCGGGCCTGTACACCTGGCTGCCCATGGGCTTGAAGGTGATGCGCAAGGTCGAAGCCATCGTTCGTGAAGAAATGAACGCCGCCGGCTCTCTGGAAGTGTTGATGCCGAGCACCCAACCGGCTGAACTGTGGCAGGAATCCGGACGTTGGGAAGAGTACGGCCCCGAGCTGCTGCGCTTCAAGGACCGTCACGGCCGCGATTTCTGCGCCGGCCCGACCCACGAAGAAGTCATCACCGACCTGATGCGCAACGAGTTGAGCAGCTATAAACAACTGCCGCTGAACCTGTATCAGATCCAGACCAAATTCCGTGATGAAATCCGCCCACGCTTCGGTTTGATGCGCGGCCGTGAATTCATCATGAAGGACGCCTATTCGTTCCACGCCGACCAGGCGTCGTTGCAGGCGACCTACGACCGCATGCACCAGGCCTACTGCAATATCTTCACGCGACTGGGCCTGAAATTCCGCCCGGTTGAAGCGGACAACGGCTCCATCGGCGGTGCCGGCTCCCACGAGTTCCACGTGCTGGCCGAATCCGGCGAAGACGACATTGCGTTCAGCAATGGTTCGGACTACGCGGCGAACGTCGAAAAAGCCGAAGCCGTACCGCGCGAAACCTCGCGCCCAGCCCCGGCTGAAGAACTGCGCCTGGTCGATACCCCGGACACCAAGACCATCGCGGCCCTGGTGGAGAAATTCAATCTGCCGATTGAAAAGACCATCAAGACCCTGATCGTGCACGCCGAAGAAGAAGGCAAGCTGATCGCCCTGGTGATCCGTGGCGACCACGAGCTCAACGAAATCAAGGCGGCCCAGCAACCTGGCGTGGCCAGCCCGCTGGTCATGGCCAGCGATGCCGAACTGCGCGACGCCATTGGCGCCGGCGCAGGCTCCCTCGGCCCGCTGAACCTGCCGCTGCCGATCATCATCGACCGTTCGGTCGAGCTGATGAGCGACTTCGGTATCGGCGCCAACATCGACGACAAGCACTACTTCGGTGTGAACTGGGAGCGCGACCTGCCGGTGCCGACCGTGGCCGACCTGCGTAACGTCGTGGCCGGCGACCCAAGCCCGGATGGCAAGGGCACCCTGGAGATCAAGCGCGGCATCGAAGTCGGGCACATCTTCCAGCTGGGCAACAAGTACAGCAAGGCGATGAAGTGCGAAGTGCTGGGCGAGAACGGCAAGCCGATCACCCTGGACATGGGCTGCTACGGCATTGGCGTTTCCCGTGTGGTCGCCGCTGCCATCGAGCAGAACAACGACGAGAAAGGCATCATCTGGAGCGACGCCCTGGCGCCGTTCCAGGTGGCGCTGGTGCCGTTGCGCTATGAAACCGAGCAAGTACGCGAAGCCACCGACAAACTGTATGCCGAACTGACGGCCGCCGGTTTTGAAGTGCTGCTCGATGACCGGGACAAGAAAACCAGCCCGGGCATCAAGTTCGCCGACATGGAGCTGATTGGCATCCCGCACCGGATCGTGGTCAGTGACCGCGGCCTGGCCGATGGCAATCTGGAATACAAGAGCCGGACCGAAGCCGAGGCCCAACCGTTGCCGGTGGCTGACGTGCTGTCTTTCCTTCAGGCGCGTATTCGTCGCTGA
- the dinB gene encoding DNA polymerase IV, with product MTQRKIIHVDCDCFYAAIEMRDDPSLAQKPLAVGGSADRRGVIATCNYEARAYGVRSAMSSRHALKLCPDLTIVKPRMDAYKEASKEIQTIFRDYTDLIEPLSLDEAYLDVSDSPHFGGSATRIAQDIRRRVSNQLHITVSAGVAPNKFLAKIASDWKKPNGLFVITPDQVEEFVSQLRVSKLHGVGKVTADKLARLGIEDCLQLRAWSKLALVREFGSFGERLWSLARGIDDRVVQNDSRRQSISVENTYDVDLPDLSSCLAKLPELLETLAGRMARIDSSYRAGKPFVKVKFHDFTQTTLEQAGAGRDLESYEQLMTQAFNRGGKPVRLLGIGVRLLDLSSGNEQLEFSW from the coding sequence ATGACGCAGCGCAAAATCATCCACGTCGACTGTGATTGCTTCTACGCCGCCATCGAGATGCGCGACGACCCGAGCCTGGCGCAAAAGCCCCTGGCTGTCGGTGGCTCGGCGGACCGGCGCGGGGTGATCGCTACGTGCAATTACGAAGCGCGGGCTTACGGGGTGCGCTCGGCGATGTCATCGCGTCACGCATTGAAGCTGTGCCCGGACCTGACGATCGTCAAGCCGCGTATGGATGCCTATAAAGAAGCGTCGAAGGAAATCCAGACGATCTTTCGCGACTACACCGACCTGATCGAGCCGTTGTCGCTGGATGAAGCCTACCTCGACGTCTCCGACAGCCCGCACTTTGGCGGCAGTGCCACGCGCATCGCCCAGGACATTCGCCGGCGTGTGTCCAATCAGTTGCACATCACCGTGTCTGCCGGCGTTGCGCCCAACAAGTTTCTGGCCAAGATCGCCAGCGACTGGAAGAAACCCAACGGCCTGTTTGTGATTACCCCGGACCAGGTCGAAGAGTTCGTCTCGCAGTTGCGGGTGAGTAAATTGCATGGGGTGGGTAAGGTCACCGCCGACAAGCTGGCGCGCCTGGGCATTGAAGATTGTCTGCAATTGCGCGCGTGGAGCAAGCTGGCGCTGGTGCGCGAATTCGGCAGTTTCGGTGAGCGTCTCTGGAGTCTTGCTCGTGGGATCGATGACCGCGTGGTGCAGAACGACAGCCGGCGACAATCCATCAGTGTGGAAAATACCTACGATGTGGACTTGCCGGATCTTTCAAGCTGCCTGGCCAAGCTGCCGGAGCTGTTGGAAACCCTGGCGGGGCGCATGGCGCGTATCGATAGCAGCTACCGGGCAGGCAAGCCGTTCGTGAAGGTCAAGTTTCATGACTTTACCCAGACCACCCTGGAGCAGGCCGGGGCAGGGCGGGATCTGGAGAGTTATGAGCAGCTGATGACCCAGGCATTTAACCGTGGGGGTAAGCCGGTGCGGTTGTTGGGGATTGGGGTGAGGTTGCTGGATTTGAGCAGCGGTAACGAACAGCTCGAGTTTTCCTGGTAG